The Roseovarius indicus genome has a segment encoding these proteins:
- a CDS encoding PepSY-associated TM helix domain-containing protein: MVSTDLTGAPSRAQAAPVTASPFYRAAWRWHFYAGLYIIPFFIMLALTGMAMLWLAWIDGRDGERLPVTPQDTPLAVSAQADAALAAVPDSTLVQYVAPRAPDLAAIFRVDRDGTATMVAVDPYTADVLDTFPRRSGWYDLMDNIHADLLLGVTGDRMIEIAASLGMVLIATGLYLWWPRGTGLARALLPRLGRGRAAWRALHGAVGLWVSVILLFFLVSGLSWSGVWGEKMVQAWNQFPAGKWGIDVPLSDSTHASMNHGPKEVPWALEQTPMPASGSNAGAEGLAGPLTVDTVDAFARQIGFDGRYQMNLPRGETGVWTLSRDSMSTDSTDPTSDRTTHIDRYTGKILADVRYDDYSWFGKAMAVGIALHMGTLGLWSVLANTAVCLSVLFLCASGVVMWWKRRPRGQLRLSPPPPPADLPLWRGAVLVGLVVSLAFPLAGLTLIAVLLFDLVLLSRLPGLRARLD; this comes from the coding sequence ATGGTTTCGACCGACCTGACCGGCGCGCCCTCGCGTGCCCAAGCGGCCCCCGTGACCGCCTCCCCCTTCTATCGCGCGGCATGGCGCTGGCACTTCTACGCCGGGCTCTACATCATCCCCTTTTTCATCATGCTCGCCCTCACCGGCATGGCCATGCTCTGGCTCGCCTGGATCGACGGGCGCGATGGCGAACGCCTGCCCGTCACCCCGCAAGACACACCGCTCGCCGTCTCGGCCCAGGCCGATGCGGCCCTCGCGGCCGTTCCGGACAGCACCCTTGTCCAGTACGTCGCCCCCCGCGCCCCCGACCTCGCAGCCATCTTCCGCGTCGACCGTGACGGCACCGCCACGATGGTCGCCGTCGATCCCTACACCGCCGACGTGCTCGACACCTTCCCGCGCCGCAGCGGCTGGTACGACCTGATGGACAACATCCACGCCGACCTGCTGCTCGGCGTCACCGGCGACCGGATGATCGAGATCGCGGCCTCCCTCGGCATGGTGCTGATCGCCACCGGGCTCTACCTGTGGTGGCCCCGCGGTACCGGCCTGGCCCGCGCGCTCCTGCCGCGCCTCGGTCGCGGGCGCGCTGCATGGCGCGCCCTGCACGGGGCCGTGGGCCTCTGGGTCTCGGTGATCCTGCTGTTCTTCCTGGTCTCCGGCCTGTCCTGGTCCGGCGTCTGGGGCGAGAAGATGGTGCAGGCGTGGAACCAGTTCCCCGCCGGGAAATGGGGCATCGACGTGCCCCTCTCCGACAGCACTCACGCCAGCATGAACCACGGCCCCAAGGAAGTCCCCTGGGCGCTGGAACAGACCCCGATGCCCGCATCGGGCAGCAATGCGGGGGCCGAAGGTCTCGCCGGTCCACTTACGGTCGACACCGTCGATGCCTTCGCCCGGCAGATCGGCTTCGACGGGCGCTACCAGATGAACCTGCCCAGGGGCGAAACCGGTGTCTGGACGCTCAGCCGCGATTCGATGAGCACCGACAGCACCGATCCCACCTCCGACCGCACCACCCATATCGACCGCTACACCGGCAAGATCCTCGCCGATGTGCGCTATGACGATTATTCGTGGTTCGGCAAGGCCATGGCCGTGGGCATCGCCCTGCATATGGGCACCCTCGGCCTGTGGAGCGTTCTGGCCAACACCGCGGTCTGCCTGTCGGTTCTCTTCCTCTGCGCAAGCGGCGTGGTCATGTGGTGGAAACGCCGTCCGCGTGGCCAGCTTCGCCTGTCACCGCCACCCCCGCCCGCCGATCTGCCGCTCTGGCGCGGCGCGGTGCTGGTGGGGCTCGTCGTATCGCTGGCCTTCCCGCTGGCGGGGCTCACGCTGATCGCGGTGCTGCTATTCGATCTCGTACTGCTCTCGCGCCTGCCGGGGCTGCGGGCGCGTCTGGACTGA
- a CDS encoding nuclear transport factor 2 family protein codes for MDTEGTIRAAVAAFSEGDDAEFDALLSDDLHYSINAQPEVGPFCAEVDCKPAFYEAMGRILAEWEIRDYRIIDLIVSGNRGAAQIAYTALRHSGEAQFEARLALFLTVEDGKLTEIHEYHDTAALGSGPTAVG; via the coding sequence ATGGATACGGAAGGGACGATCCGGGCCGCGGTGGCTGCGTTCAGCGAGGGGGACGACGCGGAATTCGACGCACTTCTTAGCGATGATCTACATTACTCGATCAATGCGCAACCGGAGGTGGGGCCGTTCTGTGCCGAGGTCGATTGCAAGCCGGCGTTCTACGAGGCGATGGGCAGGATTCTCGCGGAGTGGGAGATTCGCGACTACCGGATCATCGACCTGATCGTCAGCGGCAACCGGGGGGCTGCGCAGATTGCCTATACGGCGCTTCGACACAGCGGCGAGGCGCAGTTCGAGGCAAGACTGGCGCTGTTCCTGACGGTGGAAGACGGCAAGCTGACCGAGATTCACGAATATCACGATACGGCCGCGCTGGGCAGCGGGCCGACGGCGGTGGGATGA
- a CDS encoding outer membrane protein — protein sequence MLRYAKSALAALVLLASPAAAEMELSFYLGWQGVSDSNGSGTLPGGAPFNRKFNWDGKPFEAPIYYGGRATWWTSNNFGFGVEGTHTKAYASAGDLAALGLGRLELSDGHNIITANVMKRWPGYFKGSNFTPYLGAGVGLAIPHVDAQVIGATNRTFDYEQTGIALRGIAGMKYDLNDRWALFGEYQITWSDNDITLDADPAVPGQVPGRLSTELTTHAINFGISYSF from the coding sequence ATGTTGCGCTACGCCAAATCCGCCCTCGCCGCCCTTGTCCTGCTGGCCAGCCCGGCCGCCGCAGAGATGGAACTCAGCTTCTACCTCGGCTGGCAAGGGGTTTCCGACAGTAACGGCAGCGGCACGCTGCCCGGCGGTGCCCCCTTCAACCGCAAGTTCAACTGGGACGGCAAGCCGTTCGAGGCCCCGATCTACTACGGCGGCCGCGCCACCTGGTGGACGTCGAACAACTTCGGCTTCGGCGTCGAGGGCACGCACACCAAGGCCTATGCCTCGGCCGGCGACCTCGCAGCCCTCGGCCTCGGCCGGCTCGAGCTGTCCGACGGCCACAACATCATCACCGCCAACGTGATGAAACGCTGGCCCGGTTACTTCAAGGGCTCGAACTTCACGCCCTATCTCGGCGCCGGCGTCGGTCTCGCGATTCCCCATGTCGACGCACAGGTGATCGGCGCGACGAACCGCACCTTCGATTACGAACAGACCGGCATCGCGCTGCGCGGGATCGCGGGCATGAAATACGACCTGAACGACCGCTGGGCGCTGTTCGGCGAATACCAGATCACCTGGTCCGACAACGACATCACGCTCGACGCCGACCCGGCCGTGCCCGGCCAGGTGCCCGGCCGACTCAGCACCGAGCTGACCACCCACGCCATCAACTTCGGCATCAGCTACAGCTTCTGA
- the dapF gene encoding diaminopimelate epimerase: MSTREHSGLPFMKMHGLGNDFVVLDGRARDIAVSEGLAVALGNRRTGIGFDQLALIETGDGGADARLTFWNADGSLSAACGNATRCIARFLMDETGRDRLHLVTARGDLYAVDAGQGLTSVNMGQPQLEWDEIPLAEEMETLELPIEGAPTATGMGNPHCTFFVENAEAVPLEQFGPRYEHHPLYPERTNVQVASVIGPDHLRMRVWERGAGLTLASGSSSCAAAVAAARRGLTGRKVRVDLDGGTLWIDWQEDGVWMTGPTVHVCDGVITANFLGGVA; this comes from the coding sequence ATGAGCACGCGTGAGCATAGCGGATTGCCCTTCATGAAGATGCACGGGCTGGGGAACGACTTTGTCGTGCTCGACGGGCGTGCGCGCGATATCGCGGTGTCGGAGGGGCTGGCCGTGGCGCTGGGCAACCGGCGGACGGGGATCGGGTTCGACCAGCTGGCATTGATCGAAACGGGCGATGGCGGGGCGGATGCGCGTCTGACGTTCTGGAATGCCGACGGGTCGTTGTCGGCGGCGTGTGGCAATGCGACGCGGTGCATTGCGCGGTTCCTGATGGACGAGACGGGGCGGGACCGGCTGCACCTGGTGACGGCGCGGGGGGATTTGTACGCGGTGGATGCCGGGCAGGGGCTGACCTCGGTGAATATGGGTCAGCCCCAGCTTGAGTGGGACGAGATTCCGCTGGCCGAGGAGATGGAGACGCTGGAATTGCCGATCGAGGGGGCGCCGACCGCCACCGGCATGGGCAATCCGCATTGCACCTTCTTTGTCGAGAATGCCGAAGCGGTGCCGCTGGAGCAGTTCGGGCCGCGTTATGAGCATCATCCGCTTTATCCCGAGCGCACCAATGTGCAGGTGGCGAGTGTCATAGGCCCTGATCACCTGCGGATGCGGGTGTGGGAGCGGGGTGCCGGGCTGACGCTGGCGTCGGGCTCGTCGTCCTGTGCCGCGGCGGTGGCGGCGGCACGGCGGGGGCTGACGGGGCGCAAGGTGCGGGTCGATCTGGATGGCGGGACGCTTTGGATCGACTGGCAAGAGGATGGCGTCTGGATGACCGGGCCGACGGTGCATGTCTGTGACGGGGTGATCACGGCCAATTTCCTTGGGGGTGTGGCATGA
- a CDS encoding FMN-binding negative transcriptional regulator: protein MHPNPAFRQSPEARNIAFSRAQGFGLLCVGTEGAPLVSHIPFLLSEDGRRAEFHLVRSNPIARLLAAPLQARLAVQGAHSYVSPDWYGVEDQVPTWNYIAVHLVGEVRLQPQEALHDLLDRQSALFEEKLAPKPAWTTSKMSEGVMERMMRQIVPCAMDVGEIDGTWKLSQNKPDEVRERAAEQVEGHGMGQEIATLAAHMRAPDG, encoded by the coding sequence ATGCACCCGAACCCGGCCTTTCGCCAATCGCCCGAGGCGCGCAATATCGCCTTTTCCCGCGCGCAGGGATTTGGCCTGCTTTGCGTCGGGACCGAGGGGGCGCCGCTGGTCAGCCATATCCCGTTTCTCTTGTCGGAGGATGGCCGACGGGCGGAGTTTCATCTCGTGCGCTCGAACCCGATTGCCCGGCTGCTCGCCGCGCCCTTGCAGGCGCGTCTCGCGGTGCAGGGGGCGCATTCCTATGTTTCGCCGGACTGGTACGGGGTCGAGGATCAGGTGCCGACGTGGAACTACATCGCCGTACATCTTGTCGGAGAGGTGCGTTTGCAGCCGCAGGAGGCGCTGCACGACCTGCTTGACCGGCAGTCGGCGCTTTTCGAGGAAAAGCTTGCGCCGAAGCCGGCCTGGACCACGTCGAAGATGAGCGAGGGGGTGATGGAGCGGATGATGCGCCAGATCGTGCCCTGCGCGATGGATGTGGGGGAGATCGACGGGACGTGGAAGCTGAGCCAGAACAAGCCGGACGAGGTGCGCGAGCGGGCCGCGGAGCAGGTTGAGGGGCATGGCATGGGTCAGGAGATCGCGACGCTCGCCGCCCATATGCGGGCCCCGGACGGATAG
- the mtaB gene encoding tRNA (N(6)-L-threonylcarbamoyladenosine(37)-C(2))-methylthiotransferase MtaB translates to MSAPVFSTLGCRLNAYETEAMKELAGSVGLDNAVVVNTCAVTAEAVRKARQEIRRLRRENPGARLIVTGCAAQTEPETFSTMDEVDAVIGNTEKMQPETWRGMAADFIGQTETVQVDDIMSVTETAGHLIDGFGTRSRAYVQVQNGCDHRCTFCIIPYGRGNSRSVPAGVVVEQIKRLVGKGFNEVVLTGVDLTSWGADLPAEPKLGDLVMRILKLVPDLPRLRISSIDSIEVDENLMQAIATERRLMPHLHLSLQHGDDLILKRMKRRHLRDDAIRFAEEARRLRPDMTFGADIIAGFPTESAAAFENSLKLVEECHLTWLHVFPYSPRPGTPAARMPQVNGKDIKARAARLRTAGEARVAAHLEEQQGRAHRVLMENPRMGRTEQFTEVVFGADRAEGAIVDVTVTGVKGHQLTAA, encoded by the coding sequence ATGAGTGCGCCTGTGTTCTCGACGCTGGGCTGCCGGCTGAACGCCTACGAGACCGAGGCGATGAAGGAGCTGGCGGGGTCGGTGGGCCTCGACAACGCGGTGGTGGTGAACACCTGCGCGGTGACGGCCGAGGCCGTGCGCAAGGCGCGGCAGGAGATAAGGCGGCTCAGGCGGGAGAACCCGGGCGCGCGGCTGATCGTGACGGGCTGTGCGGCGCAGACCGAGCCGGAGACGTTTTCGACGATGGACGAGGTGGACGCCGTCATCGGCAATACCGAGAAGATGCAGCCGGAGACGTGGCGCGGGATGGCGGCCGATTTCATCGGGCAGACGGAGACCGTGCAGGTCGATGACATCATGTCGGTGACCGAGACGGCCGGGCATCTGATCGACGGGTTCGGGACGCGGAGCCGCGCTTACGTGCAGGTGCAGAACGGGTGCGATCATCGGTGTACGTTCTGCATCATTCCCTATGGCCGGGGGAATTCGCGGTCTGTGCCCGCCGGTGTGGTGGTGGAGCAGATCAAGCGTCTGGTGGGCAAGGGGTTCAACGAGGTCGTGCTGACGGGCGTCGATTTGACGAGTTGGGGGGCCGATCTACCGGCGGAGCCGAAGCTGGGCGATCTGGTGATGCGGATCCTGAAGCTGGTGCCGGATCTGCCTAGGCTGCGGATTTCCTCGATCGATTCGATCGAGGTGGACGAGAACCTGATGCAGGCGATTGCGACGGAGAGGCGGCTGATGCCGCATCTGCATTTGTCGTTGCAGCATGGCGACGACCTGATCCTGAAGCGGATGAAGCGGCGGCATTTGCGGGATGACGCGATCCGGTTTGCCGAGGAGGCAAGGCGGCTGCGGCCGGACATGACCTTCGGGGCCGATATCATCGCCGGGTTCCCGACCGAGAGCGCGGCGGCGTTCGAGAATTCGCTGAAGCTGGTGGAGGAATGCCATCTGACATGGCTGCATGTCTTCCCCTACAGCCCGCGGCCGGGGACGCCCGCGGCAAGGATGCCGCAGGTGAACGGCAAGGACATCAAGGCGCGGGCCGCGCGGCTTCGGACGGCGGGGGAGGCGCGCGTGGCGGCGCATCTCGAGGAACAGCAGGGCCGGGCGCACAGGGTGCTGATGGAAAACCCGCGCATGGGCCGGACCGAGCAGTTCACGGAAGTGGTGTTCGGGGCCGACCGCGCGGAAGGCGCCATCGTCGACGTCACTGTAACCGGTGTTAAGGGACATCAGCTTACCGCAGCGTAA
- a CDS encoding 2-hydroxychromene-2-carboxylate isomerase has product MAHIDFWYSIGSTYTYLTVPRIEEAARVAGVGLRWRPFNVRTVMVEQNNIPFMNKPVKAAYMWRDIGRRAERYGLTPHLPAPYPLAGLELANRVAVLGEEEGWVAAYTRATYRRWFEEGQPAGEEPNLSESIAETGLDPARVIEEARSEATGAVLDAVTEEAMGLGVFGSPSFVVGAEVFWGDDRLDDALDWARGLGSGG; this is encoded by the coding sequence ATGGCCCATATCGATTTCTGGTACTCGATTGGCAGCACCTACACCTATCTCACCGTGCCGCGTATCGAAGAGGCCGCGCGCGTCGCCGGGGTCGGCCTGCGCTGGCGGCCGTTCAACGTGCGCACGGTGATGGTCGAGCAGAACAACATCCCCTTCATGAACAAGCCTGTGAAGGCGGCCTATATGTGGCGCGATATCGGGCGGCGGGCGGAACGCTATGGGCTGACGCCGCATCTGCCGGCGCCCTACCCGCTGGCGGGGCTGGAGCTGGCGAACCGCGTGGCGGTTCTGGGCGAGGAAGAGGGCTGGGTCGCGGCCTATACCCGGGCCACCTATCGCCGCTGGTTCGAGGAGGGGCAACCGGCGGGCGAGGAGCCGAATCTGAGCGAAAGCATTGCCGAAACGGGGCTCGACCCGGCGCGCGTGATCGAGGAAGCGCGGAGCGAGGCGACCGGCGCCGTGCTTGACGCGGTGACGGAGGAGGCGATGGGGCTGGGGGTCTTCGGCTCGCCCAGCTTCGTTGTGGGCGCGGAGGTGTTCTGGGGCGACGACCGGCTTGACGACGCGCTGGACTGGGCCAGGGGTTTGGGCTCGGGCGGGTAA
- the petA gene encoding ubiquinol-cytochrome c reductase iron-sulfur subunit gives MSHQEDHEGTRRDFLYYATAGAGVVTAGAVVWPLVNQMNPSADVQALSSIRVDVSGVSAGTQLTVKWLGKPVFIRRRTEDEIANARETEVSSLPDGLARNANLPADAPATDENRALDESGEWLVEMGVCTHLGCVPLGNAGDFGGWFCPCHGSHYDLAGRIRKGPAPENLPVPIAEFVDDTTIKLG, from the coding sequence GTGTCCCACCAAGAAGATCACGAAGGCACTCGTAGGGATTTCCTCTACTATGCCACCGCAGGTGCAGGTGTCGTCACCGCAGGGGCCGTTGTCTGGCCGCTTGTGAACCAGATGAACCCCTCGGCCGACGTTCAGGCGCTGAGCTCGATCCGGGTGGATGTTTCAGGCGTTTCCGCGGGAACGCAGCTGACGGTAAAATGGCTGGGCAAGCCGGTCTTCATCCGCCGCCGTACCGAGGACGAGATCGCCAATGCGCGCGAAACCGAGGTTTCGTCGCTGCCCGACGGTTTGGCGCGGAACGCCAACCTGCCGGCCGACGCGCCGGCGACCGACGAGAACCGTGCGCTCGACGAATCGGGCGAGTGGCTGGTCGAGATGGGCGTGTGCACGCACCTTGGCTGTGTGCCGCTGGGCAATGCCGGCGATTTCGGCGGCTGGTTCTGCCCCTGCCACGGCTCGCACTACGACCTGGCGGGCCGCATCCGCAAAGGCCCCGCGCCCGAGAACCTGCCGGTTCCGATCGCGGAATTCGTCGACGACACCACGATCAAACTGGGATAA
- a CDS encoding glutathione S-transferase encodes MKLISASPSPFARKVRVLLHETGQSDAVEVVDVMTTATNTNPEVAAANPAGKVPALVREDGPTVYDSRVICRFLDAKYAAGLYPESRIFDTLTLEATADAMMDAALLMVYEHRVRPPEKVFDGWVDAQWGKVARCVEAVNGRWMSHLNGPLDMSHIAMGCALGYLDFRLPDRNWREGAGALDDWFAVFSARESMTATAPV; translated from the coding sequence ATGAAATTGATCAGCGCCAGCCCCTCGCCCTTTGCCCGGAAGGTGAGGGTTCTGCTGCACGAGACCGGCCAGAGCGATGCGGTCGAGGTGGTCGACGTGATGACCACCGCCACCAACACCAACCCAGAGGTCGCCGCCGCCAACCCGGCGGGCAAGGTGCCGGCGCTGGTGCGCGAGGACGGCCCGACGGTGTATGACAGCCGGGTGATCTGTCGGTTTCTCGATGCGAAATACGCAGCCGGGCTTTACCCCGAGAGCCGGATTTTCGATACGCTGACGCTGGAGGCGACGGCGGATGCGATGATGGATGCCGCGTTGCTGATGGTCTACGAGCACCGGGTGCGGCCGCCGGAGAAGGTGTTCGACGGCTGGGTCGACGCGCAATGGGGCAAGGTGGCCCGCTGTGTCGAGGCGGTGAACGGGCGGTGGATGAGCCACCTGAACGGGCCGCTGGACATGAGCCATATCGCCATGGGCTGTGCGCTGGGCTATCTCGATTTCCGCCTGCCCGACCGGAACTGGCGCGAGGGTGCCGGAGCGCTGGATGACTGGTTCGCGGTGTTCAGTGCGCGCGAGAGCATGACGGCGACCGCGCCGGTGTAG
- a CDS encoding cytochrome c1 — protein MLKKIAISAVAALTLSGTGALAAGGESHIHDVDFSFEGPFGSFDQNQLQRGLKVYTEVCSACHGMSYVPLRTLGDEGGPNLPDDQVRAYAENYEVFDPELDDYRTAKPTDHFPGSNVENAPDLSLMAKKRAGFHGPYGTGINQLVKGMGGPEYIVAILTGYEEAPECAPEDFPGSYNTAFSAGGYPPECLDENGKHTVPGSWIAMAQPLWGEDVEFDDGHSNELHHEAEDVAAFLMWAAEPKMMARKQAGLAGVIFLTVLSVLLYLTNKRLWAPIKGKKTS, from the coding sequence ATGTTGAAAAAGATTGCGATCTCCGCAGTTGCCGCCCTGACCCTTTCGGGCACAGGCGCACTGGCGGCCGGCGGCGAGAGCCACATCCACGATGTGGACTTCTCGTTCGAGGGCCCGTTCGGGTCGTTCGACCAGAACCAGCTTCAGCGCGGTCTGAAGGTCTATACCGAGGTCTGCTCGGCGTGCCACGGCATGTCTTACGTGCCGCTCCGGACGCTGGGTGACGAGGGCGGGCCCAACCTGCCCGATGACCAGGTACGGGCCTATGCCGAGAATTACGAGGTCTTCGACCCCGAGCTCGACGATTACCGCACCGCCAAGCCGACCGACCATTTCCCCGGCTCGAACGTGGAAAACGCGCCCGACCTGAGCCTGATGGCGAAGAAGCGCGCCGGGTTCCACGGGCCGTATGGGACCGGGATCAACCAGCTGGTCAAAGGCATGGGCGGCCCGGAATACATCGTGGCCATCCTGACCGGCTATGAGGAAGCGCCGGAATGTGCGCCCGAGGATTTCCCCGGGAGCTACAACACCGCGTTCAGCGCCGGGGGCTATCCGCCGGAATGTCTTGACGAGAACGGCAAGCATACCGTGCCGGGCAGCTGGATCGCGATGGCGCAGCCGCTCTGGGGCGAGGATGTCGAGTTTGACGATGGTCACTCGAACGAGCTGCACCACGAGGCCGAGGACGTGGCCGCGTTCCTGATGTGGGCCGCCGAGCCGAAGATGATGGCGCGCAAGCAGGCCGGTCTGGCGGGGGTGATCTTCCTGACGGTTCTGTCGGTGCTGCTGTACCTGACGAACAAGCGTCTGTGGGCGCCGATCAAGGGCAAGAAAACGTCCTGA
- a CDS encoding alpha/beta fold hydrolase, with translation MTYITANDGTQIFYRDWGPRAAQPIVFHHGWPLTADEWDAQMLYFLDKGFRVIAFDRRGHGRSGQTETGNEMDTYAADVIALADVLDLKDAVHVGHSTGGGEVVHYAARATPGRVAKLVLIGAVPPVMVKQDSNPGGTPLEVFDGFREALSANRPQFYLDVASGPFYGFNRPGAEVSEGLIRNWWRQGMQGSAKAHYDCIKAFSETDFTEDLKAIRLPVLVMHGDDDQVVPFEASAALTVEIMSNATLKVYEGASHGMAATMAGRINEDILGFLQSS, from the coding sequence ATGACCTACATCACCGCCAATGACGGTACGCAGATCTTCTATCGCGATTGGGGCCCGCGCGCCGCGCAACCGATCGTCTTTCACCATGGCTGGCCCCTGACGGCCGACGAATGGGATGCCCAGATGCTGTATTTCCTCGACAAGGGCTTTCGCGTGATCGCGTTCGACCGGCGCGGGCACGGGCGGTCTGGCCAGACGGAGACGGGCAACGAGATGGACACCTATGCCGCCGATGTCATCGCGCTGGCGGATGTGCTTGACCTGAAGGACGCGGTTCACGTGGGCCATTCCACCGGCGGTGGCGAGGTCGTGCATTATGCCGCGCGGGCGACGCCAGGGCGGGTGGCGAAGCTGGTCCTGATCGGGGCCGTGCCGCCGGTGATGGTGAAGCAGGACAGCAACCCCGGCGGCACGCCGCTCGAGGTGTTCGACGGCTTCCGCGAGGCGCTTTCCGCGAACCGGCCGCAATTCTACCTCGACGTGGCGTCGGGGCCGTTCTACGGCTTCAACCGCCCCGGCGCCGAGGTGAGCGAGGGCCTGATCCGCAACTGGTGGCGGCAGGGGATGCAGGGGAGCGCCAAGGCGCATTACGATTGCATCAAGGCCTTCTCGGAGACCGACTTCACGGAGGATCTGAAGGCGATCCGGCTGCCCGTGCTGGTGATGCATGGCGATGACGACCAGGTCGTGCCCTTCGAGGCCTCCGCGGCCCTGACGGTGGAGATCATGTCGAACGCCACGCTCAAGGTCTATGAGGGCGCCTCGCATGGGATGGCGGCCACGATGGCGGGCAGGATCAACGAGGATATCCTGGGCTTTCTGCAATCCAGCTGA
- the petB gene encoding cytochrome b translates to MSGIPHDHYEPKTGAEKWLHKRLPIVGLLYDTLMIPTPKNLNWMWIWGIVLTFCLALQIITGIVLVMHYTPHVDMAFASIEHIMRNVNGGHMIRYLHMNGASLFFFAVYIHIFRGLYYGSYKAPREITWIVGMLIYLMMMGTAFMGYVLPWGQMSFWGATVITGLFGAIPFIGEGIQTWLLGGPAVDNATLNRFFSLHYLLPFVIAALVAVHIWAFHSTGNNNPTGVDVRRGSKAEAQKDTVPFWPYFVIKDLFALGVIMVVFFAIVGFMPNYLGHPDNYIEANPLATPSHIVPEWYFLPFYAILRAFTADVWVVMLASWITGGIVNAKFFGVLAMFGAIVVMALVPWLDTSSVRSGRYRPMFKWWFWLLAIDFVVLMWAGAMPAEPPYSTISLIGAAYWFAYFLVILPILGVIEKPEAQPETIEDDFKAHYGKAETPAE, encoded by the coding sequence ATGTCCGGAATTCCGCACGATCATTACGAACCGAAAACGGGCGCCGAGAAGTGGCTGCACAAGCGGCTTCCCATCGTGGGCCTGTTGTATGACACGCTGATGATCCCCACCCCCAAGAACCTCAACTGGATGTGGATCTGGGGGATCGTTCTTACTTTCTGCCTGGCGCTGCAGATCATCACCGGCATCGTCCTGGTGATGCACTACACGCCGCATGTCGACATGGCCTTCGCCTCGATCGAGCACATCATGCGCAACGTGAATGGCGGTCACATGATCCGCTATCTGCACATGAACGGCGCCTCGCTGTTCTTCTTCGCCGTCTATATCCACATCTTCCGCGGCCTCTACTACGGCTCGTACAAGGCCCCGCGCGAGATCACCTGGATCGTCGGCATGCTGATCTACCTGATGATGATGGGCACGGCCTTCATGGGCTACGTTCTGCCCTGGGGTCAGATGTCGTTCTGGGGTGCCACGGTGATCACCGGCCTCTTCGGCGCGATCCCGTTCATCGGCGAGGGCATCCAGACCTGGCTTCTGGGCGGACCGGCGGTGGACAACGCCACGCTGAACCGGTTCTTCAGCCTGCACTACCTGCTGCCCTTCGTGATCGCCGCGCTGGTCGCCGTACACATCTGGGCCTTCCACTCGACGGGCAACAACAACCCGACCGGTGTCGACGTGCGCCGCGGCTCGAAGGCCGAGGCCCAGAAGGACACGGTTCCGTTCTGGCCCTACTTCGTCATCAAGGACCTGTTCGCCCTGGGCGTCATCATGGTGGTGTTCTTCGCCATCGTGGGCTTCATGCCGAACTACCTGGGTCACCCCGACAACTATATCGAGGCGAACCCGCTGGCGACGCCGTCGCACATCGTGCCCGAATGGTACTTCCTGCCGTTCTACGCGATCCTGCGGGCCTTTACCGCCGACGTCTGGGTGGTGATGCTGGCGAGCTGGATCACCGGCGGCATCGTCAACGCCAAGTTCTTCGGCGTGCTGGCCATGTTCGGCGCGATCGTGGTGATGGCGCTGGTGCCGTGGCTCGACACCTCGTCGGTGCGCTCGGGTCGGTACCGGCCGATGTTCAAGTGGTGGTTCTGGCTGCTGGCGATCGACTTCGTCGTGCTGATGTGGGCCGGAGCCATGCCGGCAGAGCCGCCCTACTCGACCATCTCGCTGATCGGGGCCGCCTACTGGTTCGCCTACTTCCTGGTCATCCTGCCGATCCTCGGCGTGATCGAGAAGCCGGAGGCGCAGCCGGAGACCATCGAGGACGACTTCAAGGCCCATTACGGCAAAGCCGAAACGCCGGCCGAGTAA